In uncultured Bacteroides sp., one genomic interval encodes:
- a CDS encoding TolC family protein has product MKKQIIGMICATAVLSSCNIYKTYERPKVDVSGMYRDTVSVKDTLASDTTNMGNLPWKEVFKDPKLQTLIEKGLSSNLDLQTAMLKVEEVKSILTAARLAFLPSLSLSPQGTISSFDSKAATKTYQLPVTASWELDVFGNILNAKREAKASLLQSEAYRQAVQTQVIANVANCYYTLLMLDKQLNITEETAKNWEENVKAMKIMKQAGLTNEAAVSQSEATYYTVKASIPDLKKQIRETENTLSLLLGQAPQQIERGTLAEQQMPEHLSAGIPVQMLSNRPDVKQAEMALAGSYYYTNQARSAFYPKITINGSAGWTNSAGGAIINPAKFIASAVGSLTQPIFDRGANVAKLKIAKAQQEEALLSFQKSILNAGSEVSNALYQFQSSNEKCVQRKLQIQSLESSVDKTMQLMKYQSSTYLEVLTAKQSLLSAQLSDVKDSFERIQAVINLYQALGGGR; this is encoded by the coding sequence ATGAAAAAACAAATAATAGGAATGATATGTGCAACTGCTGTCTTAAGCAGTTGCAATATCTACAAGACATACGAAAGGCCAAAAGTTGATGTTTCCGGGATGTATAGGGATACTGTTTCGGTAAAGGATACTTTAGCTTCTGATACAACCAATATGGGAAATCTTCCATGGAAAGAAGTATTCAAAGATCCAAAGCTTCAGACTCTGATAGAGAAAGGTTTATCAAGCAATCTTGATTTACAGACTGCAATGCTTAAAGTTGAAGAAGTAAAATCAATATTGACTGCTGCCCGTCTGGCATTTCTTCCATCTCTTTCATTGTCGCCACAAGGAACAATCAGTAGCTTTGACAGCAAGGCTGCAACAAAGACATATCAGTTACCGGTTACAGCTAGCTGGGAACTGGACGTTTTTGGAAATATCCTGAATGCAAAACGCGAAGCAAAAGCTTCACTTTTGCAAAGTGAAGCATATCGCCAAGCTGTACAAACTCAGGTTATAGCCAATGTAGCTAACTGTTATTACACTTTGTTAATGCTCGACAAGCAGTTGAACATCACTGAGGAAACAGCAAAAAACTGGGAAGAGAATGTTAAGGCCATGAAGATAATGAAACAAGCAGGCCTTACAAATGAAGCTGCTGTATCTCAAAGCGAAGCCACTTATTATACAGTAAAAGCAAGTATACCTGATCTTAAAAAGCAGATCCGGGAAACTGAAAATACATTATCACTGCTTCTTGGGCAAGCTCCACAGCAGATTGAACGTGGAACATTGGCTGAACAACAAATGCCAGAGCATTTATCTGCAGGTATTCCTGTACAAATGCTTTCCAACCGTCCGGACGTGAAACAGGCAGAGATGGCATTGGCTGGTAGTTACTATTACACAAATCAGGCACGCTCTGCATTCTATCCTAAAATAACAATAAATGGATCGGCCGGATGGACAAACAGCGCCGGAGGTGCTATCATTAATCCAGCAAAATTCATTGCTTCTGCAGTTGGTTCTTTAACACAGCCAATATTTGACAGAGGTGCTAATGTTGCAAAATTAAAGATTGCCAAGGCTCAACAAGAAGAAGCACTACTTTCTTTCCAGAAAAGTATATTAAATGCTGGCTCTGAAGTTAGCAATGCTCTTTACCAGTTCCAGTCTTCCAATGAAAAGTGTGTTCAACGCAAACTGCAGATTCAATCATTGGAAAGTAGTGTTGATAAAACAATGCAATTAATGAAATACCAGTCATCTACATACCTGGAAGTTTTAACTGCCAAGCAATCATTATTGAGTGCTCAGTTATCTGATGTTAAAGATAGTTTTGAACGCATTCAGGCCGTTATCAATCTTTATCAGGCTCTGGGAGGTGGAAGATAA
- the lpxA gene encoding acyl-ACP--UDP-N-acetylglucosamine O-acyltransferase, whose product MNTISPLAYVDPEAKIGEGVVIHPFAYIDKNVVIGDNCVIMPNASILNGTRMGNNNQVFQNTVLGATPQDFSYHGGDTILEIGNNNVFRENIVISRSSSKTGKSVIGDKNFIMDGVHICHDCNIADHCVIGIKSVIAGNCVIGSHVIFSSMVSMFQDTRVGAWSLVQGGCRLKKDVPPYIVTTTNPTSYYGVNVEVLKHHNVSEKIIQHIAQAYGLIFHSKVSIADALIRVVQEVPMSDEIENIINFIKNSNKGLI is encoded by the coding sequence ATGAATACAATCAGCCCATTGGCTTATGTTGATCCGGAAGCTAAAATTGGAGAAGGTGTAGTTATTCATCCTTTTGCATACATTGATAAAAATGTGGTAATTGGAGATAATTGCGTCATTATGCCTAATGCAAGTATTTTAAACGGAACTCGCATGGGAAACAATAATCAGGTTTTCCAGAACACTGTTCTTGGTGCTACTCCACAAGATTTTTCATATCACGGTGGAGATACAATTCTTGAAATTGGAAATAATAATGTATTTCGTGAAAATATAGTAATCAGCCGTTCTTCCAGTAAAACAGGAAAATCTGTTATTGGTGATAAAAATTTTATTATGGACGGTGTGCATATTTGCCATGATTGCAATATAGCAGACCATTGTGTAATAGGCATAAAATCTGTTATTGCCGGAAACTGTGTTATCGGTTCTCATGTTATATTCAGTTCTATGGTTAGTATGTTTCAGGATACCCGTGTTGGTGCTTGGAGTCTGGTACAAGGAGGATGTCGCTTAAAGAAAGATGTTCCTCCATATATTGTCACTACAACAAATCCTACCAGTTATTATGGAGTTAATGTTGAAGTACTTAAACATCATAATGTTTCAGAAAAGATAATTCAGCACATTGCTCAGGCTTATGGATTAATTTTCCATTCAAAAGTAAGTATTGCCGATGCATTAATAAGAGTAGTACAAGAGGTTCCAATGAGTGATGAGATAGAAAATATCATAAACTTTATCAAGAACTCCAATAAAGGACTAATTTAA
- a CDS encoding insulinase family protein has product MKKIVLSAIFGGLLSGSAYAQLSESLNVKEFKLSNGLSVWLNEDHSQPKIFGAVVVKAGSKDCPNTGIAHYFEHMMFKGTDKIGTINYSEEKILLESIAQKYDELALTKDEAKRKQIQKEINELSIRSSKYVIPNEFDRLISKYGGSRLNAGTSYDCTIYHNEFSPQYINQWAELNSERLMNPVFRLFQSELETVYEEKNMYNDMMGYQAFEKVAERFFNPHPYAFPIVGSTENLKNPQLSEMRKFFEKYYVSGNMGLILSGDFKAEEILPVLEKTFSRIRKGDAPKRESVSLPPFSGVEEFKIKVPIPIVKALVLGWRGVPANHEDEVALRIAMGILNNDNSTGYLDKLAVDGKIMESRALNLSMNEAGVVGVLTVPKLLFQSYSGAKKLVMHEIDRVKKGDFSDEVFNSLKLEQKRNYIKNLENIDSRAQKMLSLFSEGKSWNEYLNEVKKIDDLTKDDIVKIANKYFTDNYLQVKKKTGNYPKNNLKKPGFAPIIPQNSESKSDFAKEMEQIKTLDAHPRFLDFNNDAKVIQVAPKVVLYAASNPQNDIFTLNIEYGKGTLESKLLTPMATYLNLLGTDSSSFDQFRAKLQNLGSTLSFVADQNKFCVEISGFDKNFESTLELVADFFNHAKAEPKKMKQVVDEAKLRVKAIKRSPDELANALLDKVRYGDKSEYLNRLSGSEIKKLKGQDLISEFNNIQKVECNIHYCGNIATETVVDQINKNLGVEKVNVPSQTPVCREEKEYKEQTVYFIDDPKSSQSIIGGYIRGGVNNNSSERYQSALFNSYFGGSMSSVLFQQIREFRSLAYRVRATYKLPPYKYSDKNGQLVAILSTQCDKTTDAMGILDSLIKQMPETAERIEIARQDVVNKANNEYPSLRERSLKISFLIKEGYTYDPNKDIIANVSNLDIKDVVNFYNRNVKDRTITYVVVGNSKKIDMTKLSSFGKIIKVKSKDVFK; this is encoded by the coding sequence ATGAAAAAAATCGTGTTATCAGCAATCTTTGGTGGTTTGTTGAGTGGGTCAGCGTACGCTCAACTCTCGGAATCTCTTAATGTAAAAGAGTTCAAATTAAGTAATGGACTTTCAGTCTGGCTTAATGAAGATCATTCTCAGCCTAAAATTTTTGGCGCTGTTGTAGTTAAAGCTGGATCAAAAGATTGTCCCAATACTGGTATTGCTCATTATTTTGAGCATATGATGTTTAAAGGGACCGATAAAATTGGAACCATAAACTATAGTGAAGAGAAAATCTTATTAGAATCTATCGCTCAGAAATACGATGAACTTGCACTAACTAAAGATGAAGCTAAACGCAAACAGATTCAGAAGGAAATAAATGAACTGAGTATTCGTTCTTCAAAGTATGTCATCCCTAATGAGTTCGACCGCCTTATCTCAAAATATGGCGGAAGTCGTTTGAATGCAGGAACTTCTTACGACTGTACTATTTACCACAACGAATTTTCACCTCAGTATATAAACCAATGGGCTGAGCTTAATAGCGAACGTTTAATGAATCCTGTGTTCCGCTTGTTTCAAAGTGAACTTGAAACAGTGTATGAGGAGAAGAATATGTATAATGACATGATGGGATATCAGGCTTTTGAAAAAGTTGCAGAACGTTTCTTTAATCCTCATCCATATGCTTTCCCAATTGTAGGTAGCACGGAAAATCTTAAAAATCCTCAGCTTTCCGAGATGAGAAAGTTTTTCGAGAAATACTATGTTTCCGGTAATATGGGACTTATATTAAGTGGTGATTTCAAAGCAGAAGAAATTCTTCCTGTATTGGAGAAAACATTCTCAAGAATAAGAAAAGGAGATGCACCGAAAAGAGAGAGCGTGTCTTTGCCTCCTTTTTCAGGGGTGGAAGAATTTAAAATTAAAGTGCCTATTCCAATAGTTAAGGCACTGGTTCTGGGTTGGAGGGGAGTTCCTGCCAATCATGAAGATGAAGTAGCACTTCGTATTGCTATGGGGATTCTGAATAATGATAATAGTACCGGATATCTTGATAAACTGGCTGTGGATGGTAAAATTATGGAATCCAGAGCTTTGAATCTTAGTATGAATGAAGCTGGAGTAGTGGGAGTACTTACTGTACCGAAATTACTTTTCCAGTCATATTCCGGAGCAAAGAAGCTTGTAATGCACGAAATAGACAGAGTGAAAAAAGGGGATTTCTCGGACGAAGTTTTTAATAGTCTAAAATTAGAGCAAAAAAGGAATTATATTAAAAACCTTGAAAACATAGACTCTCGTGCGCAAAAAATGCTGTCTCTGTTTTCTGAAGGAAAAAGCTGGAATGAATATCTTAATGAAGTTAAGAAGATAGACGATCTTACAAAAGATGACATAGTGAAAATTGCAAATAAATATTTCACAGATAATTATCTTCAGGTAAAAAAGAAAACTGGTAACTATCCTAAGAATAATCTGAAAAAGCCTGGATTTGCTCCAATAATTCCTCAGAATTCGGAATCGAAATCAGATTTTGCCAAGGAAATGGAGCAGATAAAGACATTGGATGCACATCCTCGTTTTCTCGATTTCAATAATGATGCAAAAGTAATTCAGGTAGCTCCTAAAGTTGTTCTTTATGCAGCATCTAATCCGCAGAATGATATATTTACTTTAAATATTGAATATGGAAAAGGAACTTTAGAGTCAAAGCTTTTGACTCCAATGGCTACTTACCTGAATCTTTTAGGAACAGATTCTTCTTCTTTTGATCAATTCAGGGCTAAATTACAAAATCTGGGTAGCACTTTATCTTTTGTTGCCGATCAGAATAAATTCTGTGTTGAAATATCCGGGTTCGATAAGAATTTTGAATCAACCTTAGAACTGGTTGCCGACTTCTTTAATCATGCAAAAGCGGAACCTAAAAAGATGAAACAAGTGGTTGATGAGGCTAAATTGAGAGTCAAAGCCATTAAACGTTCTCCGGATGAGTTGGCTAATGCACTGCTAGACAAAGTCCGTTATGGAGATAAATCCGAATACCTGAACCGCTTATCTGGTTCTGAAATAAAGAAACTCAAAGGGCAGGATTTGATTTCTGAATTTAATAACATTCAGAAGGTTGAATGTAATATACATTATTGCGGAAATATAGCAACCGAAACTGTTGTTGACCAAATAAATAAGAATCTCGGAGTAGAAAAGGTTAATGTACCTTCGCAAACTCCGGTTTGCAGAGAAGAAAAGGAATATAAAGAGCAAACCGTTTATTTTATTGATGATCCGAAATCATCTCAAAGTATTATAGGCGGTTACATCAGAGGAGGAGTAAACAACAACTCTTCAGAACGTTATCAATCGGCTTTGTTTAACAGCTATTTCGGCGGGAGCATGAGCTCTGTTCTATTTCAGCAGATTCGTGAATTCCGTTCTTTAGCTTACAGAGTACGTGCAACATACAAACTACCTCCGTATAAATACAGTGATAAGAATGGTCAGCTGGTGGCAATTCTTTCAACTCAGTGTGATAAAACAACTGATGCAATGGGAATTCTAGATTCATTGATTAAACAGATGCCTGAAACAGCAGAACGTATTGAGATTGCCCGACAGGATGTTGTAAACAAGGCTAATAATGAATATCCTTCTTTGCGCGAACGTTCCTTAAAGATTTCATTTTTAATAAAAGAGGGATATACTTACGACCCGAATAAAGACATTATTGCGAACGTTAGCAACCTTGATATTAAAGATGTGGTAAACTTCTATAATCGGAATGTAAAAGACCGTACTATAACATATGTGGTTGTAGGGAATTCTAAGAAAATTGATATGACTAAGCTTTCATCCTTTGGAAAGATTATAAAAGTTAAGTCGAAAGATGTATTCAAATAG
- a CDS encoding septum formation initiator family protein has product MSKLHTIWEFIRRHKYLITMLIFVIIIGFLDENSMVRRISNIRKINKLHESIREYQADYDENTKRLNELTTNPHSIEKVAREKYLMKKPNEDIYIIQDEQDTNIEEPQK; this is encoded by the coding sequence ATGAGTAAACTTCATACAATTTGGGAATTTATCAGAAGACATAAGTACTTGATTACAATGCTTATTTTTGTTATTATTATTGGCTTTCTCGATGAGAACAGTATGGTGCGTCGTATCTCTAATATTCGTAAAATAAACAAACTTCACGAAAGCATAAGGGAATATCAGGCGGATTATGATGAAAATACAAAACGATTGAATGAGTTGACTACTAATCCGCATTCTATTGAAAAAGTTGCGCGTGAAAAATATCTGATGAAGAAGCCTAATGAAGATATTTACATTATTCAGGATGAACAAGATACAAATATAGAAGAACCTCAAAAATGA
- a CDS encoding DNA polymerase III subunit gamma/tau — protein MENYIVSARKYRPSTFESVVGQKSLTTTLKNAIAAQKLAHAYLFCGPRGVGKTTCARIFAKTINCLTPTADGEACNECESCKAFNEQRSYNIHELDAASNNSVDDIRLLIEQVRIPPQIGKYKVYIIDEVHMLSTAAFNAFLKTLEEPPKHAIFILATTEKHKLLPTILSRCQIYDFNRISVQDTVNHLAHVAQQEGINAEPEALNVIAQKADGGMRDALSIFDQVVSFTAGNVQYQSVIENLNVLDYEYYFKLTDKFIENNVSDSLLIFNDILNKGFEGSHFITGLASHFRDLLVSRDESTLQLLEVGASIRNRYKEQAAKCKPQFLYKAMKLANDCDLNYRVSKNKRFLVELTIIQIAQLTAEPDDVSHGRSPKQSIKPIFNQQNNAAVQQQVAAPVSQNQQTAPTSASNNTNAAPAAVVSSAHTSPATNIKVKEEKKVPVMKAGSLGISIKNPYKNEQEQQTKVTESGPSLKRHEEDFAFNERDLSHYWIEFAQSLPVEQRGIMMRMKNSPAKLISATSIEMVVDNEIVARDMTTMIPAIQNYLRTQLRNSKITMAVRVSEEQEVVRAYSRVERFQMMAQKNPELIKLKEAFGLELY, from the coding sequence ATGGAAAATTATATAGTATCGGCTCGAAAATATCGCCCTTCCACTTTTGAATCGGTAGTAGGCCAAAAGTCATTAACTACAACATTAAAGAATGCAATTGCTGCTCAAAAGTTAGCGCATGCGTATTTATTTTGTGGTCCACGCGGTGTAGGAAAAACTACTTGTGCCCGTATATTTGCTAAAACAATTAATTGCTTGACTCCTACAGCCGATGGCGAAGCATGTAATGAATGTGAATCATGTAAAGCGTTCAATGAACAACGTTCGTATAATATTCATGAACTGGATGCAGCTTCGAACAATAGCGTAGACGATATCCGGCTTTTGATAGAGCAGGTTCGCATCCCGCCACAGATTGGTAAATATAAAGTATATATTATTGATGAGGTTCACATGCTTTCTACAGCAGCATTCAATGCATTTCTTAAAACATTGGAAGAACCGCCCAAACATGCTATTTTTATTCTAGCAACAACAGAGAAGCATAAACTTCTGCCTACAATTCTGTCTCGCTGTCAGATTTATGATTTTAACAGAATCAGTGTACAAGATACAGTAAACCACCTTGCACATGTAGCTCAGCAAGAAGGAATAAATGCTGAACCTGAAGCTTTAAATGTTATCGCTCAGAAAGCTGATGGAGGTATGCGTGATGCTTTATCCATTTTCGACCAGGTAGTAAGTTTCACTGCCGGGAATGTACAATATCAAAGTGTAATCGAGAATCTGAATGTTCTTGATTATGAATATTATTTCAAATTAACCGATAAGTTTATTGAAAATAATGTGAGCGACTCGCTTCTTATCTTCAATGACATTTTGAATAAAGGCTTCGAAGGCAGTCACTTTATAACTGGATTAGCTTCACATTTTCGTGACCTTTTAGTTAGTAGAGATGAATCAACCCTGCAGCTTCTGGAAGTTGGTGCCAGCATTCGTAATAGATATAAAGAGCAAGCAGCCAAATGCAAACCTCAGTTTCTTTACAAAGCAATGAAGCTTGCCAATGATTGTGATCTGAATTATCGTGTAAGCAAAAACAAACGTTTTTTAGTGGAACTAACTATAATTCAGATAGCACAACTTACTGCAGAACCAGATGATGTGAGTCATGGGCGTAGCCCTAAACAATCTATAAAACCAATATTCAACCAGCAAAATAATGCTGCGGTACAGCAACAAGTAGCTGCACCTGTTTCTCAGAACCAACAAACAGCTCCAACCTCTGCATCAAATAATACTAATGCTGCACCGGCTGCCGTTGTTTCATCGGCTCATACCAGTCCTGCAACAAACATAAAAGTTAAGGAAGAAAAGAAGGTTCCGGTAATGAAAGCCGGCAGTTTAGGTATATCGATCAAGAATCCTTATAAGAATGAGCAAGAACAACAGACAAAAGTGACTGAATCTGGTCCATCTCTTAAAAGGCATGAAGAAGATTTTGCTTTTAACGAGAGAGATCTGAGTCACTACTGGATTGAGTTTGCCCAGTCTCTACCTGTAGAGCAAAGAGGGATTATGATGCGGATGAAGAATTCTCCAGCTAAATTAATCTCAGCTACATCCATTGAAATGGTTGTAGATAATGAGATTGTGGCAAGAGACATGACCACTATGATTCCAGCAATTCAGAATTATTTGAGAACTCAATTACGAAATAGCAAAATAACCATGGCAGTTCGTGTAAGCGAGGAACAAGAAGTGGTACGTGCATATAGCAGGGTTGAACGTTTTCAAATGATGGCTCAAAAGAATCCTGAACTAATTAAGCTTAAAGAAGCTTTCGGATTAGAACTCTATTAA
- the queF gene encoding preQ(1) synthase produces the protein MTDLKDQLSLLGGKTEYKNEYAPEVLEAFDNKHPENDYWVQFNCPEFTSLCPITGQPDFAEIRISYLPDVKMVESKSLKLYMFSFRNHGAFHEDCVNIIMKDLIRLMDPKYIEVTGIFTPRGGISIYPYCNYGRPGTKYEEMASYRLMNRK, from the coding sequence ATGACAGATTTAAAAGATCAGCTATCTTTATTAGGAGGAAAAACTGAATATAAGAATGAATATGCTCCGGAAGTACTGGAGGCTTTTGATAATAAGCATCCGGAAAATGATTACTGGGTACAGTTCAATTGTCCCGAATTTACTAGTCTTTGTCCGATTACCGGGCAACCTGATTTTGCTGAAATTCGGATATCTTATCTTCCTGATGTGAAAATGGTAGAGAGTAAAAGTCTGAAGTTATACATGTTTAGTTTTCGTAATCATGGCGCTTTTCACGAAGATTGCGTTAATATAATAATGAAGGATTTAATTCGCTTGATGGATCCTAAGTATATAGAAGTAACAGGAATATTCACTCCCCGAGGTGGTATTTCCATTTACCCATATTGTAATTACGGTCGTCCGGGAACAAAATATGAAGAAATGGCGAGTTATCGCCTGATGAACAGAAAATAA
- the queC gene encoding 7-cyano-7-deazaguanine synthase QueC has protein sequence MSNESAVVLFSGGQDSTTCLFWAKRHFKKVYALSFLYGQKHQKEVDIARNIAEKADVEFHLMDVSFISKLGSNSLTDSSIEMDQEKPADSFPNTFVPGRNLFFLSIAAVFAREKGVRHLVTGVSQTDFSGYPDCRDSFVKSLNVTINLAMDEQFVIHTPLMWIDKTETWALADELGVFDLVRNETLTCYNGIPADGCGHCPACKLRNHGLQEYLKRKN, from the coding sequence ATGAGTAATGAGTCTGCTGTTGTATTATTTAGCGGCGGACAAGATTCGACTACATGTCTATTTTGGGCAAAAAGACATTTTAAAAAAGTATATGCTTTGAGCTTCCTTTATGGGCAGAAGCATCAAAAAGAGGTGGATATTGCACGTAATATAGCCGAAAAAGCTGATGTGGAATTTCATTTGATGGATGTTTCATTTATTAGTAAACTAGGAAGCAATTCCTTAACTGATAGTTCAATAGAAATGGATCAGGAGAAACCTGCTGACTCTTTTCCTAATACATTTGTACCGGGAAGAAATTTGTTCTTTTTGAGTATTGCTGCTGTTTTTGCCAGAGAGAAAGGGGTTCGTCATTTGGTTACCGGAGTTTCGCAAACAGACTTTAGCGGTTATCCGGATTGTCGTGATTCATTTGTGAAATCATTGAATGTAACAATTAATCTGGCTATGGATGAACAGTTTGTTATTCATACTCCATTAATGTGGATTGATAAAACTGAAACATGGGCATTGGCCGATGAACTTGGAGTGTTTGATCTTGTTCGTAATGAAACGCTAACTTGTTATAACGGTATTCCTGCTGATGGGTGTGGACATTGTCCGGCTTGCAAGCTGAGAAATCATGGATTGCAGGAGTATTTGAAAAGAAAAAACTAG
- a CDS encoding queuosine precursor transporter — protein sequence MKSKVTVSFMLMGILFSMCLVLSNILAVKQFEIFGFPSTAGLIIFPISYVINDCITEVWGFRKARLIIWIAFAVNFLAILLFQASVALTPAPHWTMQDSYASVLAQTPRIALASLLAFLVGSFLNSYVMSKMKILHKGKKFGQRAVASTLVGELADTLVFTTIGFLFVIPSSVVFQIIVVETIAKTLFEILVLPITRRVVNYVKLTEETDVYDENISYSVIKIKEI from the coding sequence ATGAAAAGTAAAGTAACTGTTTCTTTTATGCTAATGGGCATACTTTTTAGTATGTGCCTCGTTCTTTCCAACATTCTCGCAGTAAAACAATTCGAAATCTTTGGTTTTCCATCAACTGCAGGATTGATTATTTTCCCTATTTCTTATGTTATTAATGACTGTATTACAGAAGTGTGGGGATTTCGTAAAGCAAGACTTATAATTTGGATTGCCTTCGCTGTTAATTTCCTGGCAATTTTGCTATTTCAAGCTTCGGTAGCTCTTACTCCGGCTCCACATTGGACGATGCAGGATTCTTATGCTTCCGTTCTTGCGCAAACTCCTCGTATTGCACTTGCAAGTTTGCTTGCTTTTCTGGTTGGCTCATTTTTGAATTCTTATGTAATGAGTAAGATGAAGATTCTGCATAAGGGAAAGAAGTTTGGACAACGGGCTGTAGCTTCTACTTTAGTAGGAGAGTTGGCAGATACTTTAGTCTTTACTACTATCGGATTCCTTTTTGTAATTCCTTCAAGTGTGGTATTTCAGATTATAGTTGTTGAGACTATTGCTAAAACGCTATTTGAAATATTGGTTCTTCCTATTACACGGAGAGTAGTTAACTATGTGAAGCTTACTGAAGAAACGGATGTTTATGATGAAAATATTTCTTATAGCGTAATTAAAATAAAAGAAATTTGA
- the ltrA gene encoding group II intron reverse transcriptase/maturase gives MKGRMQKISAVNDSCPQKNRTESEGYVGVQTFIGITENNLTEVHFTKDDLLERILSPANLNKAYKQVLSNGGSGGVDKMETEELLPFLKLHKDKLVTSLMDGNYHPNPVRRVEIPKDNGKKRQLGIPTVVDRLIQQAISQVLSPIYEREFSNNSFGFRPKRSAHKALQTAQSYINAGNKYAVDLDLEKFFDTVNQSKLIEILSRRIKDGRVISLIHKYLRAGVIIGHKFEKSSRGVPQGGPLSPLLSNIMLNELDKELEHRGHPFVRYADDCMIFCKSKRSASRTMKHIICFIEETLFLRVSREKTKAGYVRGMRFLGYSFYNIKGGFRLSVHPKSYAKLKARLKELTGRSNGMGYDKRKYELHQFIRGWIEYFKLADMQNHLKRIDQWLRRRLRMCIWKYWKKIKTRSDNLIRCGIDKVRALSFSNARKSYWRMARCQILKEAISNENLSKAGYPCLMDYYRKVAS, from the coding sequence AATGATAGCTGCCCGCAAAAGAATAGGACGGAATCCGAAGGCTATGTGGGAGTGCAGACTTTTATAGGGATTACTGAAAACAACCTCACGGAAGTGCATTTTACAAAAGATGATTTACTGGAACGTATATTGTCGCCTGCCAATTTGAACAAGGCTTATAAACAGGTCCTATCGAATGGTGGCAGTGGAGGTGTCGATAAAATGGAAACAGAAGAACTTCTTCCGTTTCTGAAACTCCATAAAGATAAACTGGTAACATCTTTAATGGATGGTAATTACCATCCTAATCCTGTTCGTAGGGTAGAAATCCCTAAGGACAATGGCAAGAAACGCCAGCTTGGTATCCCTACCGTAGTTGACCGTCTTATTCAACAAGCCATATCACAAGTTTTGTCTCCGATTTATGAACGTGAATTCAGTAACAACAGCTTCGGTTTTCGTCCGAAACGCAGTGCGCATAAAGCGCTGCAAACGGCCCAGAGTTATATTAATGCAGGTAATAAATATGCCGTAGATTTAGATTTGGAGAAGTTTTTCGATACAGTCAACCAAAGCAAGCTGATAGAAATTCTTTCCCGCAGGATAAAAGATGGGAGAGTGATTTCTCTTATCCATAAATATCTCCGCGCGGGAGTTATAATTGGTCATAAATTTGAGAAAAGCAGTCGGGGAGTTCCTCAAGGTGGTCCCCTTAGTCCGCTACTGAGCAATATAATGCTCAATGAACTGGACAAAGAACTGGAACACCGAGGACATCCATTTGTCCGCTATGCAGATGATTGCATGATATTTTGCAAAAGTAAACGCTCTGCCAGTCGTACGATGAAGCACATCATTTGTTTTATCGAAGAAACCCTCTTTCTGAGGGTAAGCCGAGAGAAAACGAAAGCAGGATATGTGCGGGGCATGAGGTTCTTAGGTTACTCCTTTTATAATATCAAAGGAGGATTTCGCTTATCTGTACACCCCAAAAGTTATGCAAAACTGAAAGCCCGATTGAAAGAGCTGACAGGTCGCAGTAATGGTATGGGATACGATAAACGCAAATACGAACTTCATCAATTCATTCGTGGCTGGATTGAATACTTCAAACTGGCAGACATGCAAAACCATCTGAAGAGAATAGATCAATGGCTCCGTCGTCGGCTTCGTATGTGTATATGGAAATACTGGAAGAAGATAAAGACCCGCTCCGATAATTTGATTCGTTGTGGGATAGACAAAGTTCGTGCTTTGAGTTTTTCCAATGCCCGTAAAAGCTACTGGCGCATGGCTAGATGTCAAATCCTGAAGGAAGCTATAAGCAACGAAAACCTTAGCAAAGCGGGCTATCCTTGTCTGATGGATTATTACCGTAAAGTGGCATCGTAA